GAATCTGTTAAATTAATTAAGATACTTCCGCATCCTGAGTTACTCTTATTTTCGTTTAGAACGGCTTTAACATAGCCATTTTGAAGAAATGATTCATCCGTATTACTTCCATTTTGTGATTCTGCTGCCTTTTTACTTGAATTACAGCCAAAAAAACAAATACTTAATGTTAATACTAGGGTAAGGTTTTTAAGTTGATTCATAAATTTAAAATTAATCCATTCGGAATATAAGCAAAAAAAAACCTTTCATCGAAATGAAAGGTTTTTTATTTTATATAAACATCTTTATGATGGTTCTTCCCCGTCCTTTAATGGTGTTGTTTGTAAAACAAAATCTTGTCCGTGAATATAATTACCATTATCATCTGTCTTACTATAGTCATACGCCCAACGGTGTACTTCTGGAATTTTACCTGGCCAGTTACCGTGAATATGTTCTACAGGCGTTGTCCACTCCAACGTATTTGACTTCCAAGGATTTTGTGATGCTTTCTGACCTCTGTACATCGAGATAAAGAAGTTCGCTAAGAAAATTAACTGTGCTAAACCTCCTATGATCGCCATTACTGTCATGAAAACATTGATATCAGCTAAATCATCAAACATTGGGAAATACGTATTTGTATAATAACGACGTGGTAAACCAGCTAATCCGATAAAGTGCATTGGGAAGAATACTCCATACGCAGAAATGATCGTTAACCAGAAGTGCCAGTATCCCATTACTTTATTCATCATTCTACCATACATCTTAGGATACCAGTGATAAACACCTGCAAACATTCCAAATAAAGCAGATACACCCATTACTAAGTGGAAGTGTGCAACTACGAAATATGTATCGTGAATATTAATATCCAATGCAGAATCTCCTAATACTAATCCTGTTAATCCTCCTGTTACGAACGTAGATACTAAACCTATTGAGAATAACATGGCTGGATTTAATTGTAGATTACCTTTCCATAACGTAGTAATATAGTTAAATGCTTTTACTGCAGATGGAATTGCAATTAATACTGTTGTGAATGTAAATACCGAACCTAAGAATGGATTCATTCCTGAAACGAACATGTGGTGTCCCCATACGATTGTAGATAAGAATGCGATACCTAAAATCGACCCGATCATCGCACGATAACCAAAAATTGGTTTTCTCGAGTTCGTAGAAATTACTTCAGATGAAATACCTAATGCCGGTAATAAAATAATATATACCTCAGGGTGACCTAAGAACCAGAATAAGTGTTCAAATAATACTGGAGATCCACCTTGATAATGTAATACCTCACCTGAAATGAAAATATCTGATAAATAGAACGATGTTCCGAAACTTCTATCAAAAATTAATAATAATGCTGCAGATAATAAAACAGGGAATGAAATAACACCTATAATAGCTGTTACGAAGAAAGCCCACATTGTTAAAGGCAATCTTGTCATTTTCATACCTTTTGTGCGTAAGTTTAATACCGTAACTATATAATTTAATGATCCTATTAAAGATGATGCAATAAAAATTGCCATTGAAACTAACCATAATGTCATTCCTGTACCTGAACCTGGAATAGCTTGCGGTAATGCTGAAAGCGGAGGATAAATTGTCCATCCTGCAGATGCTGGACCTGCCTCAACAAATAATGAAACTACCATTACAACAGATGAAAGGAAAAATAACCAATATGAAATCATGTTTAAGAAACCTGATGCCATATCACGTGCTCCAATCTGTAATGGAATTAATAAGTTTGAAAATGTACCACTTAAACCAGCAGTAAGTACAAAGAATACCATGATTGTACCGTGAATAGTAACTAATGCTAAATACGTATCAGGATTCATTATTCCATCAGTTTGCTGATGAGAACCTAAAAAAGCTTCAATAATTGAAAATGACTTTTCTGGCCAAGCAATTTGTAAACGGAATAACATTGACATGAATACACCAATAATTCCCATGAACATTCCTGTAATCAAAAATTGCTTAGAAATCATTTTATGGTCAGTACTAAAGATGTACTTTGTTACAAATGTTTCTTTATGATGGTGATGTTCTGCTGACATAATTTAATATATATCTTAATAAATTTATTTAAAACCTTACTTAATAACTTGAGCTAATGTTTTTTGCTCTCCTAACCACTTTTTGTAGTCTTCTTCTTCTACAACTGTAATCTTCATCTGCATGTTATAGTGAGAAGCTCCACAAATCTTGTTACATAATAATAAATAATCGAAAACATAAGGATCTTCTCCTTTTGCCTGACGAATTTTATTAATTCCTTTTGCCTTAGCAATTACCTCTGGATTCTTACGCATCTCTTCAGTAGTAAACTTTGGAGTAAATGCGAACTGAGTTACCATA
This genomic window from Tenacibaculum sp. 190524A05c contains:
- a CDS encoding cbb3-type cytochrome c oxidase subunit I; the protein is MSAEHHHHKETFVTKYIFSTDHKMISKQFLITGMFMGIIGVFMSMLFRLQIAWPEKSFSIIEAFLGSHQQTDGIMNPDTYLALVTIHGTIMVFFVLTAGLSGTFSNLLIPLQIGARDMASGFLNMISYWLFFLSSVVMVVSLFVEAGPASAGWTIYPPLSALPQAIPGSGTGMTLWLVSMAIFIASSLIGSLNYIVTVLNLRTKGMKMTRLPLTMWAFFVTAIIGVISFPVLLSAALLLIFDRSFGTSFYLSDIFISGEVLHYQGGSPVLFEHLFWFLGHPEVYIILLPALGISSEVISTNSRKPIFGYRAMIGSILGIAFLSTIVWGHHMFVSGMNPFLGSVFTFTTVLIAIPSAVKAFNYITTLWKGNLQLNPAMLFSIGLVSTFVTGGLTGLVLGDSALDINIHDTYFVVAHFHLVMGVSALFGMFAGVYHWYPKMYGRMMNKVMGYWHFWLTIISAYGVFFPMHFIGLAGLPRRYYTNTYFPMFDDLADINVFMTVMAIIGGLAQLIFLANFFISMYRGQKASQNPWKSNTLEWTTPVEHIHGNWPGKIPEVHRWAYDYSKTDDNGNYIHGQDFVLQTTPLKDGEEPS